One window of the Lytechinus variegatus isolate NC3 chromosome 3, Lvar_3.0, whole genome shotgun sequence genome contains the following:
- the LOC121411828 gene encoding uncharacterized protein LOC121411828, translated as MFRAIKNYHHPLRLIRLGLKRNTWEYRSLENGELLVRGFRGRSSIFSSRVSTGTGSSSSSCVCFRSPKLSDGDEAARCIIPRRMSSAASIPAIWRKFMTKFQETRTQHDGLARFFINSDISYGEFNKFGRFNPWCMLDHFEASIHLFQTELPDSEHLSLFARNIEVNFKEGAEVRIQFEQALMFKICLTYLGKSTVCWEAQCLDVETDEELANYSIQMVTVDMNERKPTPAANLFKEFCPQNLREFPPKAFDLEFKPEQTFQHEFVVNWSDTDFNSHLNQADMCRMCVDCGSFAAVENRLSAFHRELVTYDQKRCSFLFLKDARPGDRVLVECWESEDNPLVLNFAFSKENEVITMIQMEYFSGDIAA; from the exons ATGTTTCGAGCAATTAAGAACTATCATCACCCTCTTCGATTGATTCGCTTGGGTTTGAAGAGAAATACATGGGAATATCGATCACTTGAGAACGGAGAGCTATTAGTGAGAGGATTTAGAGGAAGGAGCTCGATCTTCTCAAGTCGTGTGAGTACCGGTACCGGTTCAAGTTCATCGTCATGTGTTTGCTTCCGAAGCCCGAAATTGAGCGACGGGGACGAGGCGGCAAG ATGCATCATTCCAAGAAGGATGTCTTCCGCTGCAAGCATACCTGCTATATGGAGAAAATTCATGACAAAATTCCAGGAAACAAGGACTCAACATGATGGCCTTGCCAGGTTTTTCATCAACAGTGACATCAGCTATGGAGAATTCAACAAATTTG GAAGATTCAATCCATGGTGTATGCTTGACCACTTTGAAGCCAGCATCCATCTCTTCCAGACTGAATTGCCAGATTCCGAGCATCTCTCATTGTTTGCCCGCAACATTGAGGTCAATTTCAAAGAGGGCGCCGAAGTGAGAATTCAATTCGAGCAAGCTCTCATGTTCAAAATCTGCCTGACATACTTGGGGAAGAGTACAGTGTGTTGGGAAGCACAGTGCTTGGATGTGGAAACCGACGAGGAGCTGGCAAACTACTCAATTCAGATGGTCACTGTGGACATGAATGAGCGAAAGCCAACACCAGCTGCAAACCTTTTCAAGGAGTTCTGTCCACAGAACCTGCGAGAATTTCCGCCAAAGGCATTCGATCTAGAGTTCAAACCAGAGCAAACATTCCAGCATGAGTTTGTTGTCAACTGGAGCGATACAGACTTTAATTCTCACTTAAATCAAGCTGATATGTGTCGGATGTGCGTTGACTGTGGTAGCTTTGCTGCTGTGGAGAATCGACTATCAGCCTTCCATCGAGAGTTGGTTACTTACGATCAAAAGCGATGTTCGTTCTTGTTCCTGAAGGATGCACGACCCGGAGACAGAGTCCTTGTTGAGTGCTGGGAATCTGAAGATAATCCTCTTGTATTGAACTTTGCATTTTCTAAGGAGAATGAAGTGATCACCATGATACAAATGGAATATTTCTCAGGTGATATTGCTGCTTAG
- the LOC121411829 gene encoding inactive selenide, water dikinase-like protein, with the protein MQVQFGIPNFGIGMDCSVTPLRHDGLCLVQTTDFFFPLVDDPYMQGKIACANVLSDLYAMGVTECDNMLMLLGVPKAFTDQERDAIMPLIMRGFKDKAAEAEATVTGGQTVINKWCLVGGVATSVCQPMEIVSPNNAVVGDVLVLTKPLGTQIAVNAHQWLDEPEKWKKIQSVVTPEEVERAYQEAMYNMALLNRTAANLMKKYNTHGSTDVTGFGILGHAKNLVEQQKNEVRFVIHNLPVIANMQNVAKTCGNQFKLLQGYSAETSGGLLIAFPREQAASFCREMEKTTGHQAWIIGIVDRGQRTAQIIEKPRVIAVTTKLS; encoded by the exons ATGCAAGTGCAGTTCGGTATCCCTAATTTCG GAATTGGTATGGACTGCAGTGTGACCCCCCTCCGTCATGATGGTCTGTGCCTCGTACAAACAACagatttcttctttccccttgTTGATGACCCCTACATGCAA GGTAAAATTGCCTGTGCCAATGTGTTGAGTGATTTGTATGCCATGGGCGTGACAGAATGTGACAACATGCTGATGTTGCTAGGAGTACCCAAGGCATTCACTGATCAGGAAAGAGATGCCATTATGCCCCTCATCATGAGAGGTTTCAAG GACAAGGCCGCAGAAGCTGAAGCAACTGTGACTGGTGGACAGACAGTAATCAACAAATGGTGTTTAGTTGGTGGTGTGGCTACAAGTGTGTGTCAACCAATGGAAATTGTGAg CCCCAACAATGCAGTAGTTGGTGATGTCCTGGTGCTGACAAAGCCGTTAGGTACCCAGATAGCTGTCAATGCCCATCAGTGGTTAGATGAACCtgagaaatggaagaaaattcAGTCAGTAGTAACACCAGAGGAGGTAGAGAGGGCGTACCAAGAGGCCATGTACAACATGGCACTACTCAACAGAACTG CTGCGAACCTGATGAAGAAATACAATACCCATGGATCAACCGATGTGACTGGTTTTGGTATCCTGGGCCATGCCAAAAACTTGGTAGAGCAACAGAAGAATGAGGTACGCTTTGTCATCCACAACCTTCCGGTCATCGCCAATATGCAGAATGTTGCCAAAACTTGCGGAAACCAGTTCAAGCTGCTTCAGGGCTACTCTGCTGAAACATCTG GTGGATTGCTGATCGCTTTCCCCCGTGAGCAGGCTGCTTCATTTTGCCGTGAAATGGAAAAGACCACTGGACATCAAGCTTGGATTATTGGCATCGTAGACAGGGGTCAACGCACTGCACAGATCATCGAGAAGCCTCGCGTTATCGCCGTTACTACCAAGTTGAGCTAA